Genomic window (Dictyoglomus thermophilum H-6-12):
AAAGCAATTGATCTTGTTGAAGAAGTGGAGTATAAGAAGCAAAATGATAATTTAATATTGATAAATGGTGAAGATATTGAGATTTTATTAAATGATAATATAGTTAATGGAACAATAATGTTAGTATCTGAAAATTTTAGGTCATTAGCGACTAAAGAAATACCAACCTTAGGTAAGTTGGCACAGGATTATAGAATGGAAATAAAGGACAACAAATTTGAGGTAGTATATAGAAATCCTAAGTATACTTCAAAACTAATATCTTTTCTGATTTACCGCAAAATAGGAATAGTACCTTCAGATTTACTTGTTGAGAAGCTAAGTACCTTATTGCAGGATAACATACCACAGAACTTTGAAAAACTTGAACTAAAAATAGAAAAATTTGGTAAGTATATTTTACCGAATAAGATATTATTATCAATTAAATTGATAATTGACGGTAAGGTGAATTATTACCTTCTGAAATATGAAAGGGGTAGATGGAGTATAAAGAGTATAAACTTACAAAAGGGATCTATTAATTTTTTCCACAAACTATTGGTACAATTGACAGAATCTGTAGGTGTTTTTTTATCATCAAAAGGTTGGTTTTATAGGCTGGTTGATACTTTTAGAAAGATTGATAAGTTTATAACTTCAAATGCTTTTTTGAAATATTCTATACTAATTTTTGCTTTGATAGTTGGTGTATATATAGTTTTGAAGGTTAGATTGTTACTTATACTACTTTTTCTTTACATTTTGTGGTTATTGTATAAAAGATTTTGCTTATTTTTGGTTTTTAATAGAGAGGTAGACTATTATGGCAGATTACAGAGAGGCAGGAGTTGATATAGATAAAGCGAATAGCTTGATAAATAAGCTAAAGGAGGAAATTTCATCTACAAATAATGAGTATGTTATAACTGGTGTAGGTGGATTTGGAGCGATAATTGATGTGAATTTAAAAGAATTCAAAAATCCAATAATTTCTGTATCCACGGATGGGTAGGTACTAAGCTATTATTAGCTAAGGAGTACAATAAACTTGAAGGGGTAGGGATAGATCTTGTTGCTATGAATGTTGATGATGTTGTGTGTACTGGAGCAAAACCAGTGGCTTTTGTTGATTATTATGCCTGTGGTAAACTTGATGAAGGAGTTTACTCAAAAGTAATAAGAAGTATAGTTGAAGGGTGTAAAATAGCTAAGGTTGCTTTGGTGGGTGGTGAAACTGCGGAGATGCCAGGAATGTATGCCGAAGGGGATTTTGATCTAAACGGGACGGCTATAGGAATTGCTGAAAAAGATAACATTCTGCCTAAAAACATAAAGGAAGGGAGATGTTTTGGTAGCACTGGAATCAAGTGGATTTCATAGTAATGGTTATTCGCTAATAAGAAAGATTTTAAAGGATAAAGAGATAGATCCAACGAAAGATTATGGATTTGGAAGACCTTTAGTAGATCTTTTGCTTGAACCTACTAGAATCTATTGCCATGTTGTATACCCATTGATTGAAAAGGGATTAGTTAAGGCACTTTCTCACGTAAGGGGTGGAGGGATAGTAGAAAATACCCTAAGGGTAACTATGGGTAGGGGAGTAAAGTTATTCAAAGAAAAGATAAAAACTCAAGAATTCATGAAATTTATAATAAAGGAAGGGAATGTCTCTGAAGAGGAAGCGATGAGGGTATTTAATATGGGGGTTGGGATGGTAATAACTACAAACAACGAAGATAGGTTACTAGAGGAACTTAAAAATCAAAACCTAGATTATGACTTTTACCTAGTAGGTAAGGTGGTATGATTAACTTCAGAATTATTGAAGCGAACTTAGGAATAAGTAGGTTAAGGTTGATTGTATTTTTGTTAATAGTTGGGATTATTGTTAGCATAGTAACGATAAGAGTAATAGACATGCAGATATTGAATAGAGAAAAGTTCGTTAAGTTAGCCATGGTAATAAACATGGCTCAGCAAATTTACATTCCCGCAAAAAGAGGTACGATTTTTGATAGAAATGGTGAGATTATATCTCTAAGTGATGAGATAATAGGAGTTTTTGTAATTCAAAAATATTTACCGCAGAATGAAGCGCAAAAATTAGTTGTTCTGTCTAAGTTATCAGCTATTATAGATAAGGATATAAAGGTTATTTTGCAAAACATTGAAAGGAGAAAATGGGACCTTTATGGGCCTATATTTATAAGTGAAATAACAAAAGAACAGGCGATAAAAATATTAGAGAAGCAGGGGGAGTTACCTGGAATAGTGGTTGATACTACATACTCTAGATATAACTATTACCCTTATGAAACAGCGCACTTAATGGGATATTTGGGAGCTATATCCCAAGATGAAATGAAAAAGTTGTCGGAAGCGTACAAAGAAATATATCACTCAAGC
Coding sequences:
- a CDS encoding penicillin-binding transpeptidase domain-containing protein, with product MINFRIIEANLGISRLRLIVFLLIVGIIVSIVTIRVIDMQILNREKFVKLAMVINMAQQIYIPAKRGTIFDRNGEIISLSDEIIGVFVIQKYLPQNEAQKLVVLSKLSAIIDKDIKVILQNIERRKWDLYGPIFISEITKEQAIKILEKQGELPGIVVDTTYSRYNYYPYETAHLMGYLGAISQDEMKKLSEAYKEIYHSSSMIGKDGIEKVYDRILRGKDGKLFRYIDAKNNIVGTEIAEIPVEGNSIRLSIDIDIQRLGYKLLKNYRSSLVMLKPATGEIIALVSSPSFDPNRLSIGDNAYFLSLSTDNKNFPLFNRSIQGTYQPGSTFKLVTAATALKNNKWDPNRSENCTGALRIGKRYSMIGRYMVLLRI
- a CDS encoding AIR synthase-related protein — encoded protein: MVALESSGFHSNGYSLIRKILKDKEIDPTKDYGFGRPLVDLLLEPTRIYCHVVYPLIEKGLVKALSHVRGGGIVENTLRVTMGRGVKLFKEKIKTQEFMKFIIKEGNVSEEEAMRVFNMGVGMVITTNNEDRLLEELKNQNLDYDFYLVGKVV
- a CDS encoding AIR synthase related protein, which codes for MDLVAMNVDDVVCTGAKPVAFVDYYACGKLDEGVYSKVIRSIVEGCKIAKVALVGGETAEMPGMYAEGDFDLNGTAIGIAEKDNILPKNIKEGRCFGSTGIKWIS
- a CDS encoding phosphoribosylformylglycinamidine cyclo-ligase — its product is MADYREAGVDIDKANSLINKLKEEISSTNNEYVITGVGGFGAIIDVNLKEFKNPIISVSTDG